The following coding sequences are from one Epilithonimonas vandammei window:
- a CDS encoding electron transfer flavoprotein subunit alpha/FixB family protein encodes MAVFVYAENINGVYKKAAFEAVSYAKAIATKTGDSVTAISINPTDSSDLLYKYGADKVVNVKDAGLKNFSAKAYAEAINQIADGNIIVFPHTTDASSIAPMLAIQKNYSLITNVIDVPESISPFQVKRRAFSGKGFMHAKADAAGVIVTVSQNAFGVKENPVQGSEEVKELSITNEDTKVINHEQSSGKLDLKEAEIVVSAGRGLKGPENWGMIEDLANVLGAATACSKPVSDIGWRGHNEHVGQTGKAISPNLYIAVGISGAIQHLAGVNSSKTIVVINNDPEAPFFKSADYGVVGDAFQIIPALTEKIKALKA; translated from the coding sequence ATGGCAGTATTCGTATACGCAGAAAATATAAACGGAGTTTACAAAAAAGCAGCATTTGAAGCGGTTTCTTATGCAAAAGCTATTGCAACAAAAACTGGAGATTCAGTAACTGCAATTTCTATCAACCCTACAGATTCTTCAGATTTACTTTACAAATATGGAGCGGATAAAGTAGTGAATGTAAAAGATGCAGGTCTTAAGAATTTCAGTGCTAAGGCTTATGCAGAAGCGATTAATCAGATTGCTGACGGAAATATTATCGTTTTCCCTCACACGACAGACGCTTCTTCTATTGCTCCAATGTTGGCAATTCAGAAAAATTATTCATTGATTACGAATGTGATTGATGTTCCAGAAAGCATTTCACCGTTTCAGGTAAAAAGAAGAGCATTCTCCGGAAAAGGTTTTATGCACGCAAAAGCTGATGCAGCTGGTGTTATCGTAACAGTTTCTCAAAATGCTTTTGGTGTAAAAGAAAATCCTGTGCAGGGATCAGAAGAAGTGAAAGAATTAAGCATTACAAACGAAGATACAAAAGTGATTAATCACGAGCAGTCTTCAGGTAAATTAGACCTTAAAGAAGCGGAAATTGTAGTTTCTGCAGGTAGAGGTCTTAAAGGTCCTGAAAATTGGGGAATGATTGAAGATTTAGCAAACGTTCTTGGAGCAGCAACAGCTTGTTCAAAACCAGTTTCCGATATCGGTTGGAGAGGTCACAACGAGCACGTTGGACAAACTGGGAAAGCAATTTCTCCCAATCTTTACATTGCAGTTGGTATTTCTGGTGCGATTCAGCATTTGGCGGGTGTTAACAGTTCCAAAACCATTGTTGTAATCAATAATGACCCGGAAGCACCTTTCTTCAAATCTGCGGATTATGGCGTAGTGGGGGACGCTTTCCAAATTATTCCTGCATTGACAGAGAAAATCAAAGCATTGAAAGCTTAA
- a CDS encoding dipeptidase — translation MSTTQTYIQENKQRFLDELFDILRIASISADPAYKSEVLKCADEVAKHLKVAGADKVEILETKGYPIVFGEKIIDTNLPTVLVYGHYDVQPADPLELWTSDPFEPVVKTTELHPEGAIFARGSADDKGQFFMHVKAFEAMMKTDSLPCNVKFLIEGEEEVGSTSLADFLEKNKEKLSCDVILISDTHIYSNEQPTVTTGLRGLSYVEVEVEGPNRDLHSGLYGGAVPNPINVLSKMIGGLIDDKGHITIDGFYDNVLIVSDEDRKEMNKLKDDPEAYKKSINLSDIQGEEGYTTLERASIRPTLDVNGIWGGYTGEGAKTVIASKAFAKISMRLVPNQTPEEITEKFTQYFEKIAPKSVKVKVTPHHGGMPYVLESDTKEFLAAKKAMEKAFGKEVLPYRSGGSIPITSLFEKVLGAKSVLMGFGLDSDAIHSPNEHYGLYNYYKGIESIPYFFEFYAKG, via the coding sequence ATGAGTACAACACAAACATACATCCAAGAAAACAAACAACGTTTCCTTGATGAATTATTCGATATCCTTAGAATTGCTTCCATTAGCGCAGATCCTGCTTACAAGTCAGAAGTCCTGAAATGTGCAGATGAGGTGGCAAAACATCTTAAAGTGGCAGGAGCAGATAAAGTAGAAATCCTAGAGACCAAAGGCTATCCCATCGTTTTTGGAGAAAAAATAATTGATACTAATTTGCCTACAGTTTTGGTTTATGGTCATTACGACGTTCAGCCAGCAGATCCGTTGGAATTATGGACTAGCGATCCTTTCGAACCTGTTGTAAAAACGACTGAACTTCATCCGGAAGGTGCGATTTTCGCAAGAGGATCTGCGGATGACAAAGGACAATTCTTTATGCACGTCAAAGCTTTCGAGGCAATGATGAAAACAGATTCTTTGCCTTGTAATGTCAAATTTTTGATTGAAGGAGAAGAAGAAGTAGGTTCGACAAGTTTGGCAGATTTCCTCGAAAAAAATAAAGAAAAATTAAGCTGTGATGTGATTTTGATTTCAGATACTCATATCTATTCTAATGAACAGCCAACGGTTACAACAGGTTTACGCGGTCTAAGTTATGTGGAAGTTGAAGTAGAAGGTCCGAATCGTGACTTGCATTCTGGGCTTTATGGAGGAGCAGTTCCGAATCCAATTAATGTTCTGTCAAAAATGATTGGCGGATTAATTGATGACAAAGGACACATTACCATCGATGGCTTTTACGACAATGTTCTGATTGTTTCAGATGAAGACAGAAAGGAAATGAACAAACTGAAAGACGATCCGGAAGCTTACAAAAAATCAATCAATCTTAGTGATATTCAAGGAGAAGAAGGTTATACAACTTTGGAAAGAGCTTCTATCAGACCAACTCTTGATGTTAACGGAATCTGGGGCGGTTACACTGGAGAAGGTGCAAAGACTGTAATTGCGTCAAAAGCTTTTGCTAAGATCTCAATGAGATTGGTTCCGAATCAAACACCTGAAGAAATCACTGAAAAATTCACTCAATATTTTGAGAAAATTGCTCCTAAAAGCGTGAAAGTAAAAGTAACGCCACATCACGGTGGAATGCCTTATGTTCTAGAAAGTGATACCAAAGAATTCTTGGCGGCTAAAAAAGCAATGGAAAAAGCATTTGGTAAAGAAGTTTTACCATACAGAAGTGGTGGAAGTATTCCTATCACATCTTTGTTCGAGAAAGTTCTTGGAGCTAAATCTGTATTGATGGGATTCGGTTTGGATTCGGACGCGATTCATTCACCAAATGAACATTACGGTTTATATAACTATTATAAAGGAATCGAAAGTATCCCTTATTTCTTTGAGTTTTACGCAAAAGGATAA
- a CDS encoding alanine dehydrogenase, with translation MSSTSTIFTPFTEEELIPKEEKLEVVKKGKTFSIGIPKETCLNEKRTCIIPDAVQILVNNGHKVIIESGAGEGSHFADILYSEAGAEITNDPKVAFSQDLVLKINPPTEEEIDYLRPMTYLISALQINLRDKEYFLKLACKKVNAIAFEFIMDEYKQLSLVRLIGEIAGSVSILYASELLAMSNGLMLGGITGVRPTEVVILGAGIVGEFATKAAIGLGASVKVFDNSLSKLRRLHTLVDSRVPTSVIDPKELTKSLRRADVVIGALPRLNLPPIVTEDMVMKMKKGSVIIDITIDNGKVIETSELTTTEKPFIVKHDVIHCGLPNLTSRMPRTTTKAVSNFFLSYLLGYDEEGGFENMLIHKNEIKQSLYMYKGRHTKQLICNKFDLPYHDINLLIF, from the coding sequence ATGAGCAGTACATCAACCATATTTACACCTTTTACAGAAGAAGAACTGATTCCAAAGGAAGAAAAACTAGAAGTTGTAAAAAAAGGAAAAACCTTCAGCATTGGGATTCCAAAAGAAACTTGTCTGAACGAAAAAAGAACGTGCATCATTCCGGATGCAGTTCAGATTTTGGTAAATAATGGACACAAAGTTATCATAGAAAGTGGCGCAGGAGAAGGTTCGCATTTTGCCGACATCTTGTATTCCGAAGCTGGTGCAGAGATTACAAACGACCCAAAAGTCGCTTTTTCTCAGGACTTGGTTCTGAAAATAAATCCACCAACCGAAGAGGAAATTGATTATCTAAGACCGATGACTTATTTGATTTCGGCTTTACAAATCAACCTTCGTGACAAAGAATATTTCCTGAAACTAGCTTGTAAAAAAGTCAATGCTATTGCTTTCGAATTCATAATGGATGAGTACAAGCAATTGTCATTAGTAAGATTAATTGGCGAAATCGCTGGGAGCGTCTCCATCCTTTATGCATCTGAACTTTTGGCAATGTCCAACGGATTGATGCTTGGCGGAATCACTGGTGTTCGTCCGACGGAAGTTGTGATTCTAGGAGCGGGAATTGTGGGAGAATTTGCAACCAAAGCGGCGATTGGACTTGGAGCAAGTGTCAAGGTATTTGATAATTCATTATCAAAACTTCGAAGACTTCATACTTTGGTGGACAGCCGCGTTCCAACATCTGTCATCGATCCAAAAGAATTGACAAAATCGCTTAGAAGAGCCGATGTCGTTATAGGAGCTTTACCAAGACTTAATCTTCCACCAATCGTTACCGAAGATATGGTAATGAAAATGAAAAAAGGAAGTGTCATCATCGATATCACCATCGATAACGGAAAAGTGATTGAAACTTCGGAATTGACGACAACAGAAAAACCATTCATTGTAAAACACGACGTTATCCATTGCGGTTTACCGAATTTGACTTCACGAATGCCGAGAACCACAACGAAAGCTGTGAGCAATTTCTTCCTAAGTTATCTGTTAGGTTACGACGAAGAAGGCGGTTTCGAGAATATGCTGATTCATAAAAACGAAATCAAACAATCTCTTTATATGTACAAAGGAAGACATACGAAACAATTGATTTGCAACAAGTTCGACCTTCCTTATCACGATATCAATCTTTTGATTTTCTAA
- a CDS encoding prephenate dehydrogenase gives MKIGIIGTGLIGGSIALKLKEKNFTDFVCGIDQNEENLNKALELNIIDEKADFENGIKNSELIIISVPVDSAKKILPDVLDLINEKQVVMDVGSTKSGIVDSIKNHPNRKRFVAFHPMWGTENSGPKAATKDSFTGKAAVICNKEESDENALEIVEQVINTLEMHPIYMNADAHDIHTAYISHISHITSYALANTVLEKEREEDTIFQLASSGFSSTVRLAKSHPEMWVPIFRQNKENVLDVLNEHISQLRKFKSALEKENFDYLEELIRNANKIRGILDK, from the coding sequence ATGAAAATTGGAATTATCGGAACCGGATTAATTGGAGGTTCCATTGCATTGAAATTAAAAGAAAAAAACTTCACAGACTTTGTTTGCGGAATTGACCAGAATGAAGAAAACCTCAACAAAGCGCTTGAACTTAATATCATTGATGAAAAAGCAGATTTCGAAAACGGAATCAAGAATTCGGAATTAATTATCATTTCTGTTCCGGTAGATTCTGCCAAAAAAATATTGCCTGATGTTTTGGATTTGATTAATGAAAAACAAGTCGTGATGGATGTTGGTTCTACAAAATCCGGAATTGTAGATTCAATCAAAAATCACCCAAACAGAAAGCGTTTTGTAGCTTTTCACCCAATGTGGGGAACGGAAAATTCTGGTCCAAAAGCCGCAACCAAAGACAGTTTTACAGGAAAAGCAGCCGTGATTTGCAACAAAGAAGAATCTGACGAAAATGCTTTGGAAATTGTAGAACAAGTCATCAATACTTTGGAAATGCATCCCATTTATATGAATGCTGATGCGCACGATATTCACACCGCTTACATTTCGCATATTTCACACATTACTTCTTATGCACTTGCTAACACCGTTTTGGAAAAGGAACGTGAAGAAGACACGATTTTCCAATTGGCAAGTTCTGGTTTTTCAAGCACCGTTCGTTTGGCAAAATCTCACCCAGAAATGTGGGTTCCTATTTTCCGCCAGAACAAAGAAAATGTTTTGGATGTTTTGAACGAACATATTTCGCAGCTTAGAAAATTCAAATCTGCTTTGGAGAAAGAGAATTTTGATTATTTGGAAGAGTTGATTAGAAATGCGAATAAGATTAGGGGGATTTTGGATAAATA
- the dnaG gene encoding DNA primase: protein MITKETIDKIFSTIRVEEIIGEYVQLKRAGSNFKGLSPFHEEKSPSFVVSPSKQIWKDFSSGKGGTAISFLMEIENFTYPEALRYAAKKYGIEIEENVREYSEEEKQSQTEKDLLYKIHEVANDFFQDQLWESEEGKMIAYSYFKERELRDDIIKKFQLGYSPEKKNAFTEFALEKSYSKEILEKSGLSIFPENSPSGIDRFRDRVVFPIHSFSGRVLGFGARILKNNVKTAKYLNSPETEIYHKSNVLYGLNQGKQAISRKNLCLLVEGYMDVVSLHQSGIENVVASSGTSLTTEQIKLIKRLTENVTILFDGDKAGIKASFRSIDMLLSEGMNIRVLLFPDGDDPDSFARKHPQEYVENFIDKEAKDFIDFKAEILLKDAGNDPIKKAESIRDIVKSVAFVQNALKREVYLKEVSNKFGLSEQSLFNELQIQTNVTQQQESKPKFEEKKVAPKLEIVQEGTFSVNPLVLQEEKLVDLMLKYGDFVLDRKDSEGNDYKITVIEEILNHLEEDECEIQLDIHKTIISEIKEGILQNEIRSGNFFFNMMDEEISGKLANALIENYHTSNWNKFNIYFSSEEEVVPKLVSDIILRHKREYVVKLINDLKNTTDNEQDNTNIYQKIILLTQLKNKLDSELFRIL, encoded by the coding sequence GTGATTACGAAAGAGACGATTGATAAAATATTTTCTACCATCCGTGTAGAAGAAATCATTGGTGAATATGTTCAGTTGAAAAGAGCCGGCTCCAACTTCAAAGGTTTGAGTCCTTTTCACGAAGAAAAATCGCCAAGTTTTGTGGTTTCTCCAAGTAAACAGATTTGGAAAGATTTCTCCTCTGGTAAAGGAGGTACGGCGATTTCTTTCTTGATGGAAATCGAAAATTTTACTTATCCCGAAGCGCTTCGGTATGCGGCAAAAAAATACGGAATCGAGATAGAAGAAAATGTCCGAGAATATTCTGAAGAAGAAAAACAGTCCCAAACCGAAAAGGATTTACTTTATAAGATTCACGAGGTTGCGAATGACTTTTTTCAAGATCAACTTTGGGAATCGGAAGAAGGCAAAATGATTGCTTATTCTTATTTCAAAGAAAGAGAACTTCGGGATGATATTATTAAGAAATTCCAACTCGGTTATTCGCCTGAAAAGAAAAATGCTTTTACCGAATTTGCCTTAGAAAAATCTTATTCCAAAGAGATTCTTGAAAAATCAGGACTCTCTATTTTTCCTGAAAATTCGCCTTCAGGAATTGATAGATTCCGTGATAGAGTGGTTTTCCCGATTCATAGTTTTTCTGGTCGAGTTTTAGGTTTTGGGGCGAGAATTCTTAAAAATAATGTTAAAACGGCAAAATATCTCAATTCTCCAGAAACCGAGATTTATCATAAATCCAACGTTTTATACGGTCTGAATCAAGGGAAACAAGCGATTTCCAGAAAGAATCTTTGCCTTTTGGTAGAAGGTTATATGGACGTGGTTTCGCTTCATCAGTCTGGAATTGAAAATGTTGTGGCGAGTTCCGGAACATCTTTGACAACGGAACAAATCAAACTCATCAAAAGATTAACGGAAAATGTAACCATTCTTTTTGACGGCGATAAAGCAGGAATCAAAGCCAGTTTCCGAAGCATCGATATGTTGCTTTCTGAGGGAATGAATATCCGTGTTCTTCTCTTTCCAGATGGCGATGATCCCGATTCTTTTGCGAGAAAACATCCACAGGAATATGTGGAGAATTTCATTGATAAAGAAGCCAAGGATTTCATCGATTTCAAAGCAGAAATTCTCCTGAAAGATGCAGGAAATGACCCCATCAAAAAGGCAGAATCTATCCGTGATATTGTAAAATCGGTCGCTTTTGTTCAGAATGCTTTGAAACGTGAGGTTTATCTTAAAGAAGTTTCGAATAAATTTGGGTTGAGCGAACAAAGTTTGTTTAATGAACTTCAGATTCAGACTAATGTTACACAACAGCAGGAATCAAAGCCTAAATTTGAAGAGAAAAAGGTTGCTCCAAAATTAGAAATAGTTCAGGAAGGTACTTTTTCTGTAAACCCATTGGTGCTGCAGGAGGAAAAATTGGTTGATTTGATGCTGAAATATGGCGATTTTGTCCTAGACAGAAAAGATTCCGAAGGCAATGATTATAAAATCACAGTCATTGAAGAAATTCTAAATCATTTAGAAGAAGATGAATGTGAAATTCAATTGGACATTCATAAAACCATTATTTCCGAAATCAAAGAAGGTATTCTTCAAAACGAAATAAGATCGGGTAATTTTTTCTTCAATATGATGGATGAAGAAATCTCTGGCAAACTAGCCAATGCACTCATAGAAAACTATCATACAAGCAATTGGAATAAGTTCAATATCTATTTCAGTTCCGAGGAAGAAGTGGTTCCAAAATTAGTTTCTGATATTATTTTGAGACATAAAAGAGAATATGTTGTGAAGTTAATCAACGACCTCAAGAATACAACAGATAATGAGCAAGATAACACAAATATTTATCAAAAAATAATTCTCTTGACTCAACTCAAAAACAAATTAGACAGCGAATTATTTCGTATTTTGTGA
- a CDS encoding SDR family oxidoreductase: protein MSKVIYITGGTKGIGFGIAEVLLKNGHKVAISGRKQQDVDKAVSELKAISESVFGVSSDVRNFEDEENAISKIVGRFGRVDVVIANAGLGIFKPVDELSIEDWNAMQETNLTGCFYTLKASVEELKKSEGYYITIASLAGTNFFENGSGYNASKFGVVGFTQAAMIDLRKYNIKVSTIMPGSVATYFNGNVPSEKDEWKIQPEDMGNLVLDMLNMNPRVLPSKIEFRASQVKK from the coding sequence ATGTCAAAAGTTATTTATATCACAGGTGGAACCAAAGGAATCGGTTTCGGGATTGCAGAAGTTCTGTTGAAAAATGGTCACAAAGTGGCTATTAGTGGAAGAAAACAACAAGACGTTGATAAAGCTGTTTCTGAACTTAAAGCTATTTCAGAAAGTGTTTTTGGAGTAAGTTCAGATGTTAGAAATTTCGAAGATGAAGAAAATGCTATTTCCAAAATTGTTGGAAGATTCGGAAGAGTAGATGTTGTGATTGCGAATGCGGGTTTAGGAATCTTCAAACCGGTTGATGAATTGTCAATCGAAGATTGGAACGCAATGCAGGAAACTAATTTGACAGGTTGTTTCTACACATTGAAGGCTTCTGTTGAGGAACTGAAAAAGTCAGAAGGTTATTACATTACAATTGCAAGTCTTGCAGGAACTAATTTCTTTGAAAATGGCTCAGGTTACAACGCTTCGAAGTTCGGGGTTGTTGGTTTTACACAAGCTGCGATGATTGACCTTAGAAAATACAATATCAAAGTTTCAACCATAATGCCAGGTTCTGTTGCCACTTATTTCAACGGAAATGTTCCTTCTGAAAAAGATGAATGGAAAATCCAGCCGGAAGATATGGGAAATCTTGTCCTCGATATGCTGAATATGAATCCTCGTGTTTTGCCAAGTAAAATTGAATTCAGAGCGAGTCAGGTAAAGAAATAA
- a CDS encoding bifunctional nuclease family protein, whose amino-acid sequence MDYKKLIIRGISYSQSQSGAYALLLEHEETSVKLPVVIGNFEAQSISLGLEKDLNPPRPLTHDLFAQFVKNTGFKLESVIIYQIKDGVFFSNINFKNPLTEEELILDARTSDAVAMAVRFDAPIYTTSDVLNEAGILLELEETQKMEAEEEEVLTDFNDLSEVSVEELNQLLNDAVKEEDYDTALRLQEEIKRRNKKIE is encoded by the coding sequence ATGGATTATAAAAAATTAATCATTAGAGGAATCTCCTACAGCCAGTCGCAATCTGGAGCTTATGCGCTGTTATTGGAACATGAAGAAACATCGGTTAAATTACCAGTTGTTATCGGGAATTTTGAAGCACAATCCATTTCTTTAGGATTAGAAAAAGATCTCAATCCGCCACGTCCTTTGACGCACGATCTTTTCGCTCAGTTTGTGAAAAATACAGGTTTTAAATTAGAATCTGTCATTATTTATCAAATCAAAGACGGCGTTTTTTTCTCCAATATTAATTTCAAAAATCCGTTAACAGAAGAAGAACTGATTTTGGATGCAAGAACTTCTGATGCTGTTGCAATGGCTGTTCGTTTTGATGCACCTATTTATACAACTTCAGACGTTTTAAACGAGGCTGGGATTTTATTAGAACTCGAAGAAACTCAGAAAATGGAAGCGGAAGAGGAAGAAGTTTTAACGGATTTCAACGATCTCTCGGAAGTTTCTGTAGAAGAACTAAACCAATTGCTGAATGATGCTGTAAAAGAAGAAGATTATGATACAGCACTCAGGTTACAGGAGGAAATCAAACGAAGAAATAAAAAAATAGAATAA
- the clpP gene encoding ATP-dependent Clp endopeptidase proteolytic subunit ClpP: MDIKKEFRDFSVKHMGNNGLVTDQYMGMFNPTNLTPYIMEERRMNVAQMDVFSRLMMDRIIFLGTGIDDQVANIITAQLLFLESSDSAKDIQIYINSPGGSVYAGLGIYDTMQIIKPDVATICTGIAASMGAVLLVAGEKGKRSALKHSRVMIHQPSGGAQGVASDMEINLREMLKLKKELYDIISNHSGQTYEWVEKASDRDYWMTSTEAKEFGMVDEVLERKK; the protein is encoded by the coding sequence ATGGACATTAAAAAAGAATTCAGAGATTTCTCAGTAAAACATATGGGAAACAACGGTCTGGTAACGGATCAATATATGGGAATGTTCAACCCAACCAATCTTACACCTTATATTATGGAGGAAAGAAGGATGAACGTTGCACAGATGGACGTTTTTTCAAGATTGATGATGGACAGAATCATTTTCCTTGGGACAGGAATCGATGACCAGGTAGCGAATATCATCACAGCGCAGTTATTATTCTTAGAAAGTTCTGACTCTGCGAAAGATATTCAAATCTACATCAACTCTCCAGGAGGAAGTGTTTACGCAGGATTGGGAATTTATGATACAATGCAAATCATCAAACCGGATGTAGCGACAATCTGTACAGGAATTGCTGCTTCTATGGGTGCGGTTCTTTTGGTAGCGGGCGAAAAAGGGAAACGCTCTGCTCTTAAGCATTCTCGAGTAATGATTCACCAGCCTTCTGGTGGTGCACAAGGTGTAGCTTCTGATATGGAAATCAACCTAAGAGAGATGTTGAAGTTGAAAAAAGAATTGTACGACATTATATCTAACCACTCTGGCCAAACTTACGAGTGGGTAGAAAAAGCCTCTGACAGAGATTACTGGATGACCTCTACCGAAGCCAAAGAATTCGGAATGGTAGACGAAGTTCTCGAAAGAAAAAAATAA
- a CDS encoding electron transfer flavoprotein subunit beta/FixA family protein, which translates to MKILVCISSVPDTTSKINFTADKSAFDKNGIQWVINPLDEFALTKAIKLQESQGATVTVLNVGDAGTEAVIRKALAIGANDAVRVNAEAKDSFSVAKEIAKVAQDGGYDLILTGKESIDYNGGAVPGMVAQLLNIPFVNASVGLDVNGSEATVVREIEGGKETISVKLPAVVAGQKGLVDEKDLIIPNMRGIMSARTKPLQVVEPSNSEVKVEAVSFDSVAPRAAVKLVSADNLDELVRLLHEEAKVI; encoded by the coding sequence ATGAAAATATTAGTTTGTATCAGTAGTGTACCAGATACTACAAGTAAAATTAATTTTACAGCAGATAAATCTGCTTTTGACAAAAACGGAATTCAATGGGTAATTAATCCATTAGATGAGTTTGCTTTAACAAAAGCTATAAAATTACAAGAATCTCAAGGTGCAACCGTTACAGTTCTGAATGTTGGAGATGCAGGTACAGAAGCAGTTATCAGAAAAGCTTTGGCAATCGGGGCAAATGATGCAGTGAGAGTTAATGCAGAAGCGAAAGACAGTTTCTCTGTTGCAAAAGAAATTGCAAAAGTGGCTCAAGACGGAGGTTATGACCTAATTCTTACAGGAAAAGAATCCATTGATTATAATGGAGGAGCAGTTCCAGGAATGGTGGCTCAGTTGCTTAATATTCCTTTTGTGAATGCAAGTGTTGGTTTGGACGTTAATGGATCTGAAGCGACTGTAGTTAGAGAAATCGAAGGTGGAAAAGAAACTATTTCTGTGAAATTACCGGCTGTTGTTGCAGGGCAAAAAGGTTTGGTAGATGAAAAAGATTTGATTATCCCGAATATGAGAGGTATTATGTCTGCAAGAACAAAACCTCTTCAGGTGGTGGAACCTTCCAATTCTGAAGTGAAAGTGGAAGCCGTTTCTTTTGATAGTGTTGCGCCAAGAGCAGCTGTTAAATTGGTTTCTGCGGATAACCTTGACGAGTTGGTAAGATTACTTCACGAAGAAGCGAAAGTAATCTAA
- the tsaE gene encoding tRNA (adenosine(37)-N6)-threonylcarbamoyltransferase complex ATPase subunit type 1 TsaE, with product MQFTIHQLEEWKDIVNQIIPNLQHNILLLKGNLGSGKTTFSQFLLKELGSSDEISSPTYSIVNEYDTPKGKVFHFDLYRLKSVEEAYDFGIEEYLDNGYLSIIEWPEIYTDELEGYDFHEMIITNTESGREIEFN from the coding sequence ATGCAATTTACAATTCATCAGCTCGAAGAATGGAAAGATATTGTCAATCAAATCATTCCGAATCTTCAACATAACATTCTTCTTCTAAAAGGCAATTTGGGCTCAGGAAAAACAACTTTTTCTCAGTTTTTGCTTAAAGAATTGGGAAGCTCAGACGAAATCTCTTCTCCAACTTACTCTATTGTGAATGAATATGATACACCGAAAGGAAAAGTATTTCATTTTGATTTGTACCGATTAAAATCTGTGGAAGAAGCGTACGATTTCGGAATTGAGGAGTATCTTGACAATGGTTATCTCTCGATTATAGAATGGCCAGAAATCTATACGGACGAACTGGAAGGTTACGATTTTCACGAAATGATCATTACTAATACAGAATCTGGAAGAGAAATCGAGTTTAATTAA